One genomic segment of Nitrospira sp. includes these proteins:
- a CDS encoding adenosylcobalamin-dependent ribonucleoside-diphosphate reductase — MKIERHFTKSRRTPYEDMTFSPRVSVSRNAKGEETKRQTVLAPDSWSQVAVDILAQKYMRRAGLPQNISPTGSETDARQVFRRIAECWVYWGKDGKYFDSDEDATAFSEEIQYMLAHQIAAPNSPQWFNTGLHHAYGIAGPAQGLWRYNPTTHETEQIANSYEHPQASACYIQAIHDDLVNEGGIMDQWVREARLFKFGSGSGTNFSTLRAKNESLSGGGTSSGLLSWLKIGDRAAGAIKSGGTTRRAAKMVVLDLDHPDIEEFIDWKVKEEHKVAALVAGSHLCKKHLTAVLQACWVNDDGRDLVQPNPQHNTKLNVAIRAARAANVPETYLQRVLTLAKKGIKDYDFAVLSYAWEGEAYETVSGQNANNSVRISKAFMDTLTADGFWPLVNRTNKHVAKQVKARALWDRLCLAAWQCADPGVQYSDIINDWHTTPAHGPINASNPCSEYLSNDDTSCNLASINLVKFLQPDGALNIESYRHAIRLWTIALDITVHMASYPSEKIAERTGQLRQLGLGYANLGALLMRRGLPYDSVEGRAYAAGLTAIMTGHAYATSAEMAKDLGPFDGYKVNEGMMRRVIMNHRSAARGGTGFYALTSPVQPLDRTHCPSALMLWAEEAWDQAHELGLAHGYRNAQVTVIAPTGTIGLVMDCDTTGIEPDFAHVKHKILAGGGTMKLINHSVPHALRTLGYSESDIIDIVTYAAGHNSLAHCPIINITRLRDLGVTDVAIERINQALERSLDLSMVITPETLGIEWCMDKFHMRKEDLSMKGFNVLSHLGFTKEDVEIANTWACGTLTIEGAPSLKPEHLRVFECAVPAGNHGTRCVSPEGHVRMLGAIQPFVSGGISKTINMPASSGPDDIAAVYRLAYELGVKCIAVYRDGSKLSQPLNAIGPDALQEAVDNHNIPAVAEALAAKVLEQGRGTHRPLPNRRKGITQKVVLGGHKIYVRTGEYEDGTLGEIFLDMHKEGAAFRSLMNCFAIAISLGLQYGVPLEEFVNAYVFTRFEPNGPVSNHDNIKMATSIMDLIFRDLGINYLGRKELAQVTVAPEDLRGDSVKPYATQTGDGKHLPVAMQVSGITNPSAHVAIAKKKGYEGEPCTTCGQFTLVRSGTCLRCDSCGSTSGGCN; from the coding sequence ATGAAAATCGAGCGGCATTTCACGAAATCACGCCGGACGCCATATGAAGACATGACGTTTTCGCCCCGAGTCTCTGTCTCACGGAACGCCAAGGGAGAAGAAACCAAACGTCAGACAGTTCTCGCCCCGGATTCATGGTCTCAGGTAGCCGTCGACATCCTGGCTCAAAAGTACATGCGACGAGCTGGACTGCCCCAGAACATCAGCCCTACGGGAAGCGAAACGGACGCCCGCCAAGTGTTTCGACGCATCGCAGAATGTTGGGTCTATTGGGGGAAGGATGGGAAGTACTTCGATTCCGACGAGGACGCGACAGCCTTCTCTGAAGAAATCCAATACATGCTCGCACATCAGATCGCGGCCCCGAATTCTCCGCAGTGGTTCAACACAGGGCTCCATCACGCATACGGGATTGCGGGACCGGCACAGGGCCTTTGGCGATACAACCCGACAACTCACGAAACGGAGCAAATCGCCAACTCGTACGAACACCCGCAGGCCTCGGCTTGTTACATCCAAGCCATCCACGATGACTTGGTCAATGAAGGGGGCATCATGGACCAGTGGGTCCGTGAGGCGCGACTGTTCAAATTCGGGTCTGGAAGTGGAACGAACTTCTCGACCTTGCGGGCCAAGAACGAATCCCTCTCTGGAGGCGGCACATCGTCTGGACTACTATCCTGGCTGAAGATTGGCGATCGAGCGGCAGGAGCGATCAAGTCAGGCGGAACCACGCGTCGAGCCGCCAAGATGGTGGTGCTCGACCTGGATCACCCGGACATCGAAGAATTCATCGATTGGAAAGTCAAAGAAGAGCACAAAGTCGCAGCCCTGGTCGCTGGCTCTCATCTCTGCAAGAAGCACCTGACCGCCGTCCTGCAAGCCTGCTGGGTCAACGACGATGGCAGGGATCTTGTCCAGCCCAACCCCCAACACAACACCAAGCTGAATGTAGCCATTCGAGCAGCACGGGCAGCGAATGTCCCGGAAACCTATCTCCAACGCGTCCTCACACTCGCAAAGAAGGGGATCAAGGATTACGACTTCGCTGTGTTGTCCTATGCCTGGGAAGGCGAAGCCTATGAAACAGTCAGCGGCCAAAATGCCAACAACAGTGTGCGGATTTCCAAAGCCTTTATGGACACGCTCACCGCTGATGGCTTCTGGCCCCTGGTCAATCGAACGAATAAACACGTCGCGAAACAGGTCAAAGCCCGTGCATTGTGGGACCGGCTCTGTCTGGCTGCCTGGCAATGTGCGGATCCAGGCGTGCAGTACTCTGACATCATCAACGATTGGCACACCACGCCGGCTCATGGCCCCATCAATGCCAGCAACCCCTGCTCGGAATATCTGAGTAACGACGACACGAGCTGCAACCTCGCGTCAATCAACCTGGTCAAATTCCTACAACCGGATGGCGCACTCAACATCGAAAGCTATCGTCACGCCATTCGTCTCTGGACGATCGCGCTGGATATCACAGTCCACATGGCGTCGTACCCCAGCGAAAAGATCGCTGAACGAACCGGCCAATTGCGTCAACTCGGGTTGGGCTACGCGAACCTCGGCGCCCTGCTGATGCGAAGGGGACTTCCCTACGATTCCGTCGAAGGTCGAGCCTACGCAGCCGGCCTGACGGCGATCATGACCGGTCATGCCTACGCCACGAGCGCGGAAATGGCGAAAGACTTGGGTCCCTTTGACGGCTACAAGGTCAACGAAGGCATGATGCGACGCGTCATCATGAATCACCGAAGTGCCGCTCGTGGTGGCACCGGTTTCTATGCTCTCACCAGTCCCGTTCAGCCTCTGGATCGTACACATTGTCCCAGCGCGCTGATGTTATGGGCCGAAGAAGCCTGGGACCAGGCACACGAACTTGGACTCGCTCATGGCTATCGAAACGCTCAGGTGACTGTCATCGCGCCTACGGGCACCATCGGCCTCGTCATGGACTGCGATACCACTGGCATCGAGCCAGATTTCGCGCATGTCAAACATAAGATCCTTGCCGGAGGCGGGACCATGAAACTGATCAATCACTCCGTGCCTCACGCGCTCCGCACACTCGGCTATTCCGAATCGGACATCATCGACATCGTCACCTATGCAGCGGGGCACAACTCGTTGGCACATTGTCCGATCATTAACATCACACGCCTCCGAGACCTCGGGGTGACGGACGTCGCGATCGAACGCATCAATCAGGCGCTGGAACGCAGTCTTGATCTTTCCATGGTCATCACACCAGAAACCCTCGGCATCGAATGGTGCATGGACAAGTTCCACATGAGAAAAGAAGATCTGTCCATGAAAGGCTTCAACGTTCTCAGTCACCTGGGTTTCACGAAGGAGGACGTCGAGATCGCCAATACGTGGGCCTGTGGCACCCTCACCATCGAGGGAGCCCCATCCCTCAAACCAGAACATCTACGTGTGTTCGAATGTGCCGTACCGGCCGGCAATCACGGCACGCGCTGTGTCAGCCCGGAAGGACATGTGCGGATGCTGGGAGCCATTCAACCATTCGTCAGTGGAGGGATCAGCAAAACCATCAACATGCCGGCCAGTTCAGGACCAGATGATATCGCAGCAGTCTACCGCCTGGCATACGAACTCGGGGTCAAATGTATCGCGGTATACCGTGATGGATCCAAACTCAGTCAGCCACTCAACGCAATCGGCCCAGACGCCTTGCAAGAAGCAGTAGACAACCACAACATCCCAGCCGTTGCCGAAGCGCTTGCGGCCAAGGTCCTTGAACAGGGACGGGGGACACATCGCCCATTACCGAATAGACGGAAGGGCATTACTCAAAAGGTCGTTCTCGGAGGACACAAAATCTACGTTCGCACCGGAGAGTACGAAGACGGGACCCTCGGCGAGATCTTCCTGGACATGCACAAAGAAGGCGCGGCATTTCGGAGTCTGATGAACTGCTTTGCCATCGCGATCTCCCTCGGACTCCAATACGGGGTGCCTCTGGAAGAATTCGTGAACGCCTATGTATTCACGAGGTTTGAGCCGAATGGACCCGTGTCAAATCACGACAACATCAAGATGGCCACATCGATCATGGACTTAATCTTCCGCGATCTGGGCATCAATTATCTTGGTCGCAAGGAGTTAGCCCAGGTCACGGTCGCGCCAGAGGATCTTCGAGGAGATTCGGTGAAACCCTATGCAACACAGACTGGCGATGGAAAGCATCTCCCAGTGGCCATGCAGGTCTCAGGGATAACAAACCCCAGCGCACATGTCGCGATCGCGAAGAAGAAAGGGTACGAAGGAGAACCCTGCACCACCTGTGGGCAGTTCACACTGGTCAGAAGCGGCACGTGCCTACGATGCGATTCCTGCGGATCGACCTCCGGGGGGTGTAATTAA